A single window of Lutzomyia longipalpis isolate SR_M1_2022 chromosome 1, ASM2433408v1 DNA harbors:
- the LOC129796818 gene encoding uncharacterized protein LOC129796818: MDPVEFIKCELVPKLVSDGKLSCDSDVAIKSCEASKLGEDGTFMRTLCYRVKVELFGVKSGLTDTVLLVIKLTPRNIPSEFYEGGNYAQLFENEFITYSKILPLLQDLEIYYPKYFYSNLTHREEIIVLSDFTADGWSVAKPVTNLSLENILASVKLLGRFHGYSYGIKETNPELFSDIRKQLKLTSFFADTTGNDVWDILSTKSISRGTNSIREAKETRNEIPEDFLMDFEEYLENPMKVQRILNEPSEPLAVLCHGDFLSNNIAFKKNSTSTTMAMMFDFQTLRYSSPMVDLATFMANSTGVDVRKPHFDDIFRAYHTELVKALCEKWNKNEDELPSHYSYSNFLKEYAKYLPFGYSIAASFIPILHFPIADPIAEMQDFTLDNENFEELLAKNLNLGGETVNRELRALILDIYSLQKITGVTLK, translated from the exons ATGGATCCTGTTGAGTTCATCAAATGTGAATTGGTGCCAAAACTTGTGAGTGATGGCAAACTTTCCTGTGATAGTGATGTTGCAATAAAGTCATGCGAAGCAAGTAAACTTGGTGAAGATGGTACTTTTATGAGAACACTGTGTTATCGTGTTAAAGTTGAACTATTTGGTGTCAAATCGGGACTAACTGACACAGTATTGCTTGTGATTAAG CTCACTCCACGAAATATTCCGTCGGAATTTTATGAAGGTGGAAATTATGCACAACTATTTGAGAATGAATTTATAACGTACAGCAAAATCCTTCCACTTCTTCAAGATCTTGAAATTTACTATCCCAa GTATTTCTATAGCAATCTAACGCATCGAGAGGAGATAATAGTTCTCAGTGACTTTACGGCAGATGGTTGGAGTGTGGCAAAGCCTGTGACGAATTTAtcacttgaaaatattttagcctctg TTAAACTTCTTGGCAGATTCCACGGATACTCGTATGGCATAAAGGAGACAAATCCTGAATTATTCAGTGATATTCGAAAACAACTCAAGCTAACAAGCTTCTTTGCGGACACAACTGGAAACGATGTTTGGGACATCCTGTCGACAAAATCAATAAGTAGAGGGACTAATTCCATTAGGGAGGCAAA GGAGACACGCAATGAAATTCCTGAAGACTTTCTAATGGATTTCGAAGAGTATTTGGAGAATCCCATGAAGGTGCAGCGTATTCTAAATGAACCCTCCGAACCACTAGCTGTACTCTGCCATGGTGACTTCTTGAGCAATAATATCGCCTTCAAG AAAAATAGCACATCCACCACAATGGCAATGATGTTTGACTTCCAAACACTGAGATATTCATCACCGATGGTTGATTTAGCAACATTTATGGCCAATTCAACGGGAGTAGATGTGCGAAAACCCCATTTTGATGACATTTTCCGGGCTTATCACACTGAATTAGTGAAAGCACTCTGTGAAAAATGGAACAAAAATGAAGATGAATTACCAAGCCATTACAG ctatagcaattttcttaaggaatatGCAAAGTACCTACCATTTGGCTACAGCATAGCAGCATCATTCATACCAATtctgcattttcccattgctGATCCCATTGCTGAAATGCAGGATTTTACATTggacaatgaaaattttgagg